The following are encoded together in the Camelus ferus isolate YT-003-E chromosome 30, BCGSAC_Cfer_1.0, whole genome shotgun sequence genome:
- the LOC102516104 gene encoding LOW QUALITY PROTEIN: protein-tyrosine sulfotransferase 2-like (The sequence of the model RefSeq protein was modified relative to this genomic sequence to represent the inferred CDS: deleted 2 bases in 1 codon; substituted 1 base at 1 genomic stop codon), with the protein MRLSLRRALLAAGFALALVLAVQLGQQVLECRAVLGGPLGPCRTMQPEQEDRVMVGADHMEYRYGKAVPLIFVGGVPRSCTTLMRAMLDPHPEVRCGEETRIIPRVLAMHQAWSQSGREKLRLDEAGVTDEVLDAAMQAFILEVIVKHGEPARVLCNKDPFTLKSSVYLSLLFPNSKFLLMVRDGRASVHSMITRKVTIAGFDLSSYRDCLTKRNKAIEVMXPQCMEVGKDKCLPVYYERLVLYPRRSLKLILDFLGIAWSDAVLHHENLIGKPGGVSLSKTERSTDQVIKPVNLEALSKWTGHIPRDVIRDMAQIAPMLARLGYDPYANPPNYSNPDPIVVNNTHRVLKGDCKAPANLKGYFQVNQNSTSSHLGISRFPDLCKWLCCRKRRNCIRVEIEPLIQAYCLLLIAKSGLLVRNVFAYICKKLNIENLTLKYSILGHSGVEKQQCGRVRLLKLKYFICFPLENFFF; encoded by the exons ATGCGCTTGTCGTTGAGGAGGGCACTGCTGGCAGCTGGCTTCGCCCTGGCCCTGGTGCTGGCGGTCCAGCTGGGGCAGCAGGTGCTGGAGTGCCGGGCGGTGCTGGGGGGCCCGCTGGGCCCCTGTCGGACCATGCAGCCGGAGCAGGAGGACCGGGTGATGGTGGGCGCCGACCACATGGAGTACCGCTACGGCAAGGCCGTGCCGCTTATCTTCGTGGGGGGCGTGCCCCGGAGCTGCACCACGCTGATGCGCGCCATGCTGGACCCCCACCCCGAGGTGCGCTGCGGCGAGGAGACCCGCATCATTCCCCGCGTGCTGGCCATGCACCAGGCCTGGTCCCAGTCTGGCCGGGAGAAGCTGCGGCTGGACGAGGCGGGCGTGACGGACGAGGTACTGGATGCCGCCATGCAGGCCTTCATCCTGGAGGTGATCGTCAAGCACGGTGAGCCGGCCCGCGTCCTCTGCAACAAGGACCCCTTCACGCTCAAGTCGTCCGTCTACTTGTCGCTCCTGTTCCCCAACTCCAAGTTCCTGCTGATGGTGCGGGACGGCCGGGCCTCCGTGCACTCCATGATCACCCGCAAGGTCACTATCGCCGGCTTCGACCTCAGCAGCTACCGCGACTGCCTCACCAAGAGGAACAAGGCCATCGAGGTGATGTAACCTCAGTGCATGGAGGTGGGCAAGGACAAATGCCTGCCCGTGTACTATGAGCGGCTGGTACTGTACCCCCGGCGCTCCCTCAAGCTCATCCTCGACTTCCTCGGCATTGCCTGGAGCGACGCCGTCCTGCACCACGAGAATCTCATCGGCAAGCCCGGGGGCGTCTCCCTGTCCAAGACTGAGCGATCCACAGACCAGGTCATCAAACCCGTAAACCTGGAAGCTCTCTCCAAGTGGACTGGCCACATCCCCAGGGATGTGATTAGGGACATGGCCCAGATCGCCCCCATGCTGGCTCGGCTCGGCTACGACCCCTATGCAAACCCACCC AACTACAGCAATCCCGACCCCATTGTCGTCAACAACACACACCGGGTCTTGAAAGGGGACTGTAAAGCACCAGCCAATCTGAAGGGCTATTTTCAGGTGAACCAGAACAGTACCTCCTCCCACTTAGGAATCTCACGATTTCCGGATCTCTGCAAATGGCTTTGTTGCCGGAAGAGAAGAAACTGCATTCGAGTGGAAATCGAACCTCTAATCCAAGCATATTGCTTGCTGTTAATTGCCAAATCAGGACTGCTTGTGAGAAATGTATTTGCGTATATTTGCAAAAAGCTGAACATTGAAAACTTAACCTTAAAGTACTCTATTTTAGGACACTCCGGGGTAGAGAAGCAACAGTGTGGAAGAGTTCGGCTTTtgaaacttaaatattttatatgtttcccCCTCgagaactttttcttttga